The following is a genomic window from Butyricimonas faecihominis.
TTTATAGAAGTACAACAACAAGATCAAAAGAAGGTTACTTTAAACTTGAAGGACAGGACTTTAGTAAATATCCTGTCGGAAATTAAAAGACAAACGGGTTTGGCTTATGGCTTCCGCGATAATCGGGATGCCACTTCGAATGAACGTTTTTCGATTCAGGTGAAGGAAGTCAGTGTCGATTCTGCCTTGACCGTATTGTTGAAAGGATCAAAGTATTCCCACCAGATCGTGGGCGATTTAATCCTGATCAGTACAAAAAAAGATAAAACTGCCGAAGAACAGAAGGACTTGATCATGGTGAAGGGAACGGTCGTTGACGAGAATGGGAACCCGATTCCCGGGGCTACAATTCTTGTTCACGGAACATCTCGGGGTATCGCTTCGGACATGGAAGGACGGTATTCAATCGAGGCCAAACCGGATGACGTGCTGAAGATTACCTTCGTGGGGTATAAGGATGAAGTAATCCCAATCAAGGGTAAGACTAAAATCGACGTCCGACTGAATCCAACGGTTGAAAATATCGAAGAGGTTGCTGTTGTTGCTTTCGGTACGCAGAAAAAGGAGAGTGTGGTTTCGGCCATTACGACAGTGGATGCTTCCATGTTGAAGTCTTCCAATAGTGATCTGACCTCCCAGTTTGCTGGGAAAATTGCCGGTATGATTGGTTGGCAACAGGGAGGTATTCCCGGAGCCTTGACCGAGGAGGAAATGAATACGAAGTTTTACATTCGCGGTATTACTTCTTTTCAATCGGGAGCAAATATTGATCCGCTGATTCTGTTGGATGGGGTGGAGGCCTCTAAGTTGGATTTGGCCCGTATTGATCCGGAAGATATTGAGACTTTCAGTGTGATGAAGGATGCTTCTGCCACGGCGATGTATGGTGCCAGGGGGGCAAACGGGGTAATTATAGTGACGACCAAGAAAGGGCAGGAAGGTTCGGTCTATACTTCTGTTCGTTATGAGGCGATAGCAACGATGCCGACAGATGAGATTGATGTCGTGGACCCGATCACGTGGATGGAAATGTATAATCAAGCTCTGTTGAGCCGAGATCCTAATGCCACTCCTAAATATTCGGCAGAGCGAATTTCCAGAACAGGAAGTAAGAAATATCCTGATTTCGTTTATCCGACCAATGACTGGTACGATGTCTTGTTCAAAAATTTCTCGATAAACCATCACATGGGAATTAACATTCGTGGGGGATCAAAAGTGATTCAGTACTATGCTTCCGTTAATCATAACCGGGATGAAGGGATGTTGAAGACCGACCGATTGAATCAATTTAAGGTGAATATTAAGAATAATAATACTTCTTTTCGGTTGAATTTGAATATCGATTTGAGTAAAGGCATTAAATTGGTTGTAAACTCTTTCACCACGCTCGATTCTTACCATGGGCCTTTGGAAGATGTAAAAACAGCCTATTCTTTGGCTTTTTATGCTAATCCGGTGGATTTTTCCCCGACTTACCCGGCTGATGACACGTACAATTGGCCGCATTTACGTTTTGGAAAGTCGCGGGATAGCGAGAATCCGTACGCCTTGATCCAGCGGGGATACGTGGATCGGAGCCGTTTTTCCACGATAAACCGTTTGGAATACATCCAGAATCTCTCTTTTCTGTTGAAAGGACTTGAATTCCGGGGAGATGTTTCTTTCAGTCAAGCCGGTTATTATTCCAATCCATACATGACAACGCCTTTCTACTATAGTTTGTTAGATTATGATCATGTTACTGGTAAACATACTTTAGAAGCATTAAATCCGGATGAGGGAAAAAGAACTTTATCCAAGGGGAATGGAACAACAACCGGATCGAATCAGCTGGCTTATAATATTAAGATTCTGCACACGGCGGCATGGAAAGACCACACGACTTCTTATTTGGCCGTGTTATCCGGACAAGAGTCCCTTCAGTCTACTCCCAATAGCGTATTGGACGGTATCCGTCGACGTAATCTAGGGTTATCCATGCGTCTTTCATACGGATACAAGGAACGGTATTATCTTGAAGGTAGTTTCGGTTATAATGGTTCAGAACGTTTTGCGAAGGATCATCGGATGGGATTCTTCCCTTCGGTTGGAGGTGCATGGGTTGTTTCCAAGGAGCCGTTTTTATTGAGTTCGTCTAAATGGTTGTCATTTTTGAAACTGAGATTATCTTATGGAAAAGTCGGGAATGATGGTATCATTAATACCCCGCGTTTCGTGCATCTTCCGAGCATAGGGCAAGATCAACCGTCTGGTTCGTTCCGTCCGGGATTAGGACAGATTTCGAGATATAGAATCACCGGTTATCAAAATAATGATGTGACTTGGGAAATTGCAGAACAGGCGAATCTGGGACTTGAAACCAAGTTTTTTAATGGCTTGTTTGAGGCTACGGTTGATATCTATCAACAAGTTCGTCATAACGTGTTGGCTAACCGTACGGTTATTCCGGAAGCGATGGGACTGGGACTCCAACCATTGGATAATATTGGTAAAGTTCGATCTCGCGGGCTTGATTTTGCGGGTAAGATTCAGCATGCTTTCAATTCGGATCTTTGGGTAATTCTAAATGGTACGTTTACCTATAGTAAAGCAACCTATCGGGAAATCGAAGAAGCTGCCGATAAGCCGGAGTGGCAATGGAAAAAGGGACACGACATTTCGCAACAGGTCGGTTATATTGCCGAGGGGTTGTTCCGTGACCAGATGGAGATCGACAACTCTCCGGTTCAAGGTGGAGATTTAATGCCGGGAGATATTCGTTACCGGGATATTAATGACGATGGCGTGATAGATGTGAAAGATGCTGTGCATATCGGTTTTCCGACAACGCCCCGTATCATTTACGGATTTAATGGTTTTATCAATTACAAAGGACTGGAATTCAGTTTTGCTTTCCAAGGGTCCGGACAGCGAGGATTCTTTATTAATCCGGCAGCGATCTCTCCTTTTTATGGGAATCATGCTTTGCTGACGGCGATTTATAAGGATCACTGGTCTGTGGATAATCAGGCGGAAAGACCGTTATGGCCCCGGTTATCGACAAAGAGTATCACGGCTCACAATCCACAGGAAGATTATACAACAGATAAAGAAACTCGAATGAGTACCTATTTTTTGAAAGAGTGCCGTTTCTTGCGTTGTACGTCGTTGGAATTAGGATATAATCTTCCCAAAAAGTGGTCACGTAAATTGGCATTGAAGAACTTAAAGGTGTATGTGCGTGCCAATAACCCGTTCTTAATCTCGAACTTTGATCTTTGGGATGTGGAGTTAGGAGGAAATGGATTTAATTATCCGATACAAAAAACCTATTCGGTTGGTTTGAATGTAAACTTTTAATGTATCATGATTATGAGAAAATATTTTATATCTGTTATTGCGATTGTTGCATTGGCTTTTACGGCTTGTGACGATTATCTGGATCAGGTGCCGGAAAAGGACGTGGAGACGTTTGAATCCATTTTCGAACGTAGGGCGAGTGCTGATATATGGTTGACTCAGGCTACAGAGTTTATGGCTGGATCTTTTTTCACCGGGTTTGGTGGTAATGCAGGAGTTGTCGGGGCGGATGAATTCGTTACCGGGAATTATTTTCGGGATAACAATATCGCTAAATTATTCAATATTGCGGATGGCCTGCAAATGAGTCAGGATCCGTTAGGAAACATTTGGACAACAACTTATTATTCGATCCGGATGTTGAATACGTTTATTTCCAATATTGATAATGTGTACGATTTGACAGCTGCCGAGAAGAGAAATTGGAAAGCAGAGGCGATAGCCGTAAAAGCTTTTTATTATTTTGAATTGATGAGACGTTACGGCCCCATTGTATTAGTACCGAAGAATATTGACGTGAATGCTGATTTGGCCGAAATGCAGATCCCTCGCTCGCACGTGGATACTTGTTTTAATGAGGTCGTTCGTTTACTGGATGAGGCGATTCCGGATTTGTTATATGGTAAAGAGAGATTAATTTCTCATAAACTCTTCTTGAGCAAGGAAGGTGCGATGGCATTAAAAGCCCGCGTGTTACTTTATCAAGCATCACCTCTTTTCAACGGGAATGAGTATTACGTGAATTTTAAGGGAAAAAAGGGAGAACAGTTGTTCAGTACGGAATACGATCCGGAAAAATGGAAACGGGCGGCGGAGGCTGCAGATGCTGCGGTGGAGATGTGTGAAAGTCGGGGATATAAATTAAAGACGGGTGAAGGAAATAAGGCAACCAAGTTGTTGAATCAGATGCGAGATATTGAAATGTCGATCTGGGAACCGAATTACGAGGGCGAGGAAGCTGTTTTCCTAACCGGAAATGCTTCGATAATGAATTCGTATATCATGTTCACATTACCTCTTTTCCCCGAAGGTCATTCGGATCGGGATGCGTTATTGACCGGATGTGTGGCTCCGAGTATGAAGATGGTTGAGATGTTTTATACCAAAAATGGTCTTCCCTTGAACATGGATAAGGAATGGGATTATGCCAATCGTTACAAATTGGGACGGGAAGTGAACAATGATTACCAGAATGTTGTGGCATTAAATGAGGATGTTTTGAATCTACATCTGAAACGGGAGCCTCGTTTCTATGCCAACGTGGCTGCCGATCGGTGCTATTGGCAACGCGGACCTGCCGCGAACAAGAATATGCTTGTACAAGCTTATCGGGGAGAGGCATTCGGAATTCACGAGTCTTTTTTGTTGTATTCTCAACCGCAAAATTTGTGCGGTTATTACGTGAAGAAATTCTCTCGTTCGGAGGTACAGACTTATCAATATACGAGTAATACCGGTAGTTTGGGCGATTGTCGGTGGCCGATGATCCGTTTGGCAGAACTTTATCTGATTCAGGCTGAGGCGTGGAATGAGTATTTGAGCAAACCGGATGATAAGGTGTATGAATCTTTAAACAAAGTGCGTAGGCGTGCCGGTATTCCCGACGTGGAAATTGCTTGGAAGGAACATTCCTCTCAACCACATAAGATTGAGACAAAAGAAGGAATGAGAGAGATTATTCAACAGGAAAATTTTGTAGAATTTGCTTTTGAGGGCCATCGGTTCTGGGATTTGCGGCGTTGGAAATTGGCTCATCTGGAATTGAATGACAAACTTTTGGGATGGAATGTTTTGGGGGAGAATGCCCGTACGTTCTATAATAACTTCGAAGGTCCGGTGGTTGTATGGGATAAGGCGAAGTTCGTGGCTCCGCGGGATTATCTTTTCCCGATAAAGGCGGAAGAAGCTATGATTGCCGGGTACGTGCAGAATCCCGGATGGTAAATGAATTTTAGATTTACGATTTTGATTGTAGATTTTAATCTTTTAAAAATAGAATGATGAAAAATACAATTTTGATATTATTACTGATATTCGGATTGTTTGCCTGTGAGGACAACGATTCCTATTTTGACGCTTCGATTCCCCAGGAAAATGTTTCGTTCGAGGCCATTCCGGGAGGGGCTATCATGCGTTACACCTTACCTGAAAATACAGATATTTTTGCCGTTAGAGCAGAGTATGAAGATTATAAGGGAAAGAAAATGATCAAGATCGCCTCGTATGCTTATGATTCTCTCGTACTTGACGGGTTTAACGAGGCTCGAAATAACGTGCCGGTACGGGTGTCATTGTTGAATCAGAGTAACGAGGCATCGAAAGCGATGGAGTTTACTTTCAACACGCAGGATTCCGGTCCGGTGGCTTTCTTTAACAATATAGAAGTGCTGCCTTATTGGGATGGATTCCAGGTGAAATATAAAGTTCCCTGTGCGGCTACCGGACTTTGTAACGTGTTTTTTATCGGGACAAATCCGATGACAAAGGAATTAGATACCCTTTTACTGGAGACTTTTGCCATTGAGGCCGGGGAGAATGTGAAATATTATTCTTTGGCTCAAAAAAGAGACATGAATACGGTTGTCGTGAAGACGGAAGATTTCAGGGGAAATGTGGCCATGCAGAAAATATACGAGGGAATTGCCTCGTATAACGTGGAAAAATTGGATCCATCGAATTTCGAATGGTTAGACCCGTTCTCTTTGTCCGTGGAGAACGATAACCAAGGATTTATGGTTGGTTGGAAGTATCTTTTTGATGGCGATGTAAAAGGGTCCCGGAAATTGGCTTTTCAAGAATCTTGGGGTAACACGCTGTCTCCGGCGAATATGTATTCTTTTGTAACCCTCCCCTATGCGGTGAATAAGCCGGATGCCCCGAAATATTTTATTTTGGATATTAAGGAACCCAAGCAAGTGTCCAGTATTAGAATGTACGGGATGTTAAATCTGAATACTATGACAAAACCGTCTGTTTTCGTAACCTGTTATGGAACGATGTTGCCTAATGATGTCACGATATATGCCTCTAATGATAAAGATGATAACAATTCTTGGGTCAAAGTGGGTAATTTCTATCAGTCGCTGACAGCGGCGGTTCCATGGATACAACGTGCTGGTGATGTTGACAATTCCACGAAAATAAAGACAACCAGTGAACTGGAAGCCGTTGAACCATGTTACCTTACGGTTAATTTTTCTGTTGATAATCCTCCCTACAGGTATTTCAAAGTTGAATTTAACAGTGTTTTCAAGAAAATACCGAATCAATATTATGAGAATACCACGGAACGGGTGACTTTGCATGAGGTTGAAGTATACGGGAAATAATAAATAGATGAATTATGAAGAGAATATATATAATCATTGTTTTGACGGCAATCTTTGCCGGAATCTTTGCCGGGTGTGAAGACCAAGAAGATACGTGGGAGGAGTATGCGGGTAATGGTCGGATTCGTTACACGGGAAAATGTACGGATGTTTTGTTGAAATTGGGATGGGAGAGTGTTGTTGTTTCTTGGAAAAATACGTTGGACCCGAATCGGGAAAATATTTTGATAGAGTGGGTTGGTGGAGAGCAGACCGGAGACTCGCTTTTGACGAAAGATATGGAAAGTTGTACAATTAAAAATTTGGGTAACGTGACATACACGTTTCGTGTGTATGCCGTGGATAAAGAAGGAAGGCGTTCTTTGGGGGCCGAGGCTTATGGGCGACCGTTTTCCATGGCGCATGAAGCGTTGAACGGGTTTACCCCGGTTGTGACGAAATGCTTTCCGTTGGGAGAGGATAAACTGGTTCTCTATTTTGACCGCTGGCAAAATACCTTAGCGGCAGCAAGCCTTCGGTATTATAAGAAATCAAATCCGAACGAGCTTGTTACCTTGGAATTGACGGATACGGACAGTATTCTGAAACAAAGGTATTACGTGGTGGATAACATTGATGTAAACAAGGAGGTAGCGGTGGAGCGGAAAGGGCAGTTGCAAGAACTTCCCGGAGTGGATATTGTTTTTAATTCCCTGCCGTTAGATGTACATCAGCGGGTGTTTAATAGTGATTTTGTTCGGGAGATTCAAACTCATTATTTCATTGACGAATTGGATGAAAACTTTATTAACACGGTAGAGGTGTTGGAGTTTGATTATGACTTGTCCACATTGGAAGACTTGTTTTATTTCCCGAACTTGAAAAAAGTGGTGTTGGGTAAGAACCGGTATTTATACGAGGCCTATAAGGATGCTGTTAAGCAGAGCGTGTTGGCGGATACGGCAGCCAGTCGGTTTGCCTTGGAAGCGCTTCATGAATTGCAAGGAGTGGAAGTGGAGAGATATAACAAGCATTATTTCCCGAATCCATTGTCTGTGTTGAAAGAACAAGGACATTCGGAAGTGCCTGCCACCTTGCACTATTTTACGGCTGCGGGAATAACGGTTTTACCTTCCGATCAGACTGGGTATAATGCTCATCCTGAATTTTTATTGGATAATAATCAGGCGACGATATGGAATCCTCAGCAGATAAATTCTTTCCGGCAGCATGAATTGCTTATCGATTTGGGGAAGGTGGAGACCGTTTCCGGATTTAAAGTGGCGCAGGATGCGACGAGCCCGATCAGTAGTCCATGGGACACGAAACATA
Proteins encoded in this region:
- a CDS encoding TonB-dependent receptor: MKKKVEIIKTGANKIAVGIFLLFISTLCCPKQLFASEFIEVQQQDQKKVTLNLKDRTLVNILSEIKRQTGLAYGFRDNRDATSNERFSIQVKEVSVDSALTVLLKGSKYSHQIVGDLILISTKKDKTAEEQKDLIMVKGTVVDENGNPIPGATILVHGTSRGIASDMEGRYSIEAKPDDVLKITFVGYKDEVIPIKGKTKIDVRLNPTVENIEEVAVVAFGTQKKESVVSAITTVDASMLKSSNSDLTSQFAGKIAGMIGWQQGGIPGALTEEEMNTKFYIRGITSFQSGANIDPLILLDGVEASKLDLARIDPEDIETFSVMKDASATAMYGARGANGVIIVTTKKGQEGSVYTSVRYEAIATMPTDEIDVVDPITWMEMYNQALLSRDPNATPKYSAERISRTGSKKYPDFVYPTNDWYDVLFKNFSINHHMGINIRGGSKVIQYYASVNHNRDEGMLKTDRLNQFKVNIKNNNTSFRLNLNIDLSKGIKLVVNSFTTLDSYHGPLEDVKTAYSLAFYANPVDFSPTYPADDTYNWPHLRFGKSRDSENPYALIQRGYVDRSRFSTINRLEYIQNLSFLLKGLEFRGDVSFSQAGYYSNPYMTTPFYYSLLDYDHVTGKHTLEALNPDEGKRTLSKGNGTTTGSNQLAYNIKILHTAAWKDHTTSYLAVLSGQESLQSTPNSVLDGIRRRNLGLSMRLSYGYKERYYLEGSFGYNGSERFAKDHRMGFFPSVGGAWVVSKEPFLLSSSKWLSFLKLRLSYGKVGNDGIINTPRFVHLPSIGQDQPSGSFRPGLGQISRYRITGYQNNDVTWEIAEQANLGLETKFFNGLFEATVDIYQQVRHNVLANRTVIPEAMGLGLQPLDNIGKVRSRGLDFAGKIQHAFNSDLWVILNGTFTYSKATYREIEEAADKPEWQWKKGHDISQQVGYIAEGLFRDQMEIDNSPVQGGDLMPGDIRYRDINDDGVIDVKDAVHIGFPTTPRIIYGFNGFINYKGLEFSFAFQGSGQRGFFINPAAISPFYGNHALLTAIYKDHWSVDNQAERPLWPRLSTKSITAHNPQEDYTTDKETRMSTYFLKECRFLRCTSLELGYNLPKKWSRKLALKNLKVYVRANNPFLISNFDLWDVELGGNGFNYPIQKTYSVGLNVNF
- a CDS encoding RagB/SusD family nutrient uptake outer membrane protein, with amino-acid sequence MRKYFISVIAIVALAFTACDDYLDQVPEKDVETFESIFERRASADIWLTQATEFMAGSFFTGFGGNAGVVGADEFVTGNYFRDNNIAKLFNIADGLQMSQDPLGNIWTTTYYSIRMLNTFISNIDNVYDLTAAEKRNWKAEAIAVKAFYYFELMRRYGPIVLVPKNIDVNADLAEMQIPRSHVDTCFNEVVRLLDEAIPDLLYGKERLISHKLFLSKEGAMALKARVLLYQASPLFNGNEYYVNFKGKKGEQLFSTEYDPEKWKRAAEAADAAVEMCESRGYKLKTGEGNKATKLLNQMRDIEMSIWEPNYEGEEAVFLTGNASIMNSYIMFTLPLFPEGHSDRDALLTGCVAPSMKMVEMFYTKNGLPLNMDKEWDYANRYKLGREVNNDYQNVVALNEDVLNLHLKREPRFYANVAADRCYWQRGPAANKNMLVQAYRGEAFGIHESFLLYSQPQNLCGYYVKKFSRSEVQTYQYTSNTGSLGDCRWPMIRLAELYLIQAEAWNEYLSKPDDKVYESLNKVRRRAGIPDVEIAWKEHSSQPHKIETKEGMREIIQQENFVEFAFEGHRFWDLRRWKLAHLELNDKLLGWNVLGENARTFYNNFEGPVVVWDKAKFVAPRDYLFPIKAEEAMIAGYVQNPGW
- a CDS encoding DUF4959 domain-containing protein — its product is MMKNTILILLLIFGLFACEDNDSYFDASIPQENVSFEAIPGGAIMRYTLPENTDIFAVRAEYEDYKGKKMIKIASYAYDSLVLDGFNEARNNVPVRVSLLNQSNEASKAMEFTFNTQDSGPVAFFNNIEVLPYWDGFQVKYKVPCAATGLCNVFFIGTNPMTKELDTLLLETFAIEAGENVKYYSLAQKRDMNTVVVKTEDFRGNVAMQKIYEGIASYNVEKLDPSNFEWLDPFSLSVENDNQGFMVGWKYLFDGDVKGSRKLAFQESWGNTLSPANMYSFVTLPYAVNKPDAPKYFILDIKEPKQVSSIRMYGMLNLNTMTKPSVFVTCYGTMLPNDVTIYASNDKDDNNSWVKVGNFYQSLTAAVPWIQRAGDVDNSTKIKTTSELEAVEPCYLTVNFSVDNPPYRYFKVEFNSVFKKIPNQYYENTTERVTLHEVEVYGK
- a CDS encoding DUF4998 domain-containing protein; translation: MKRIYIIIVLTAIFAGIFAGCEDQEDTWEEYAGNGRIRYTGKCTDVLLKLGWESVVVSWKNTLDPNRENILIEWVGGEQTGDSLLTKDMESCTIKNLGNVTYTFRVYAVDKEGRRSLGAEAYGRPFSMAHEALNGFTPVVTKCFPLGEDKLVLYFDRWQNTLAAASLRYYKKSNPNELVTLELTDTDSILKQRYYVVDNIDVNKEVAVERKGQLQELPGVDIVFNSLPLDVHQRVFNSDFVREIQTHYFIDELDENFINTVEVLEFDYDLSTLEDLFYFPNLKKVVLGKNRYLYEAYKDAVKQSVLADTAASRFALEALHELQGVEVERYNKHYFPNPLSVLKEQGHSEVPATLHYFTAAGITVLPSDQTGYNAHPEFLLDNNQATIWNPQQINSFRQHELLIDLGKVETVSGFKVAQDATSPISSPWDTKHNFRPNLLKVLVSKDQASWEGATFDEDNEIGNTAGEITLLRMKQPKEIRYVKITVSDQAYYANFGIILADFVAFSE